In Nocardioides conyzicola, one genomic interval encodes:
- a CDS encoding ABC transporter substrate-binding protein, whose product MRIVSLLPSTTEILFAIGAGDSVVGVTFECDFPAEARSRRIVSTSALPEGLAPAEIDAYVVGAVARGEDLYHLSADALAELDADLVVTQDLCAVCAVDVSVVDEALSYLDCRADVLTIDPHTLDEVFDSILVLGRATGRSPAAEQLVSGLRERLSAVQARVAGLARPRVMLLEWTDPPYAPGHWVPEMIEAAGGTCLLGRAGARSERVLWESVHDAAPDVVVAAPCGYDGPGAQRLADELVASGVLPAGVPVHAVDANAAWARPGPRLVDGVEELAAILHPA is encoded by the coding sequence ATGCGGATCGTCTCCCTGCTCCCGTCGACCACGGAGATCCTCTTCGCCATCGGCGCGGGTGACTCCGTCGTCGGCGTGACCTTCGAGTGCGACTTCCCGGCCGAGGCACGGAGCCGGCGGATCGTGTCGACCTCCGCACTGCCGGAGGGGCTGGCGCCCGCCGAGATCGACGCGTACGTCGTCGGCGCGGTCGCCCGCGGCGAGGACCTCTACCACCTGTCGGCCGACGCGCTCGCCGAGCTCGACGCCGACCTGGTCGTCACGCAGGACCTCTGCGCCGTCTGCGCGGTGGACGTCTCGGTCGTGGACGAGGCGCTCTCCTACCTCGACTGCCGGGCCGACGTGCTGACCATCGACCCGCACACGCTGGACGAGGTGTTCGACTCGATCCTCGTGCTCGGCCGGGCGACCGGGCGCTCGCCCGCGGCTGAGCAGCTGGTCTCCGGGCTCCGCGAGCGGCTGTCGGCGGTGCAGGCCCGCGTGGCCGGTCTGGCCCGGCCCCGCGTGATGCTGCTCGAGTGGACGGACCCGCCGTACGCGCCGGGACACTGGGTGCCCGAGATGATCGAGGCCGCAGGCGGGACCTGCCTCCTCGGGAGGGCGGGCGCGAGGTCCGAGCGGGTGCTGTGGGAGTCGGTGCACGACGCCGCGCCGGACGTGGTCGTGGCAGCGCCCTGCGGCTACGACGGACCGGGCGCCCAGCGGCTCGCCGACGAGCTGGTCGCCTCGGGCGTGCTGCCCGCCGGGGTACCCGTGCACGCCGTCGACGCCAACGCGGCCTGGGCGCGGCCCGGCCCGCGTCTGGTCGACGGGGTCGAGGAGCTCGCCGCGATCCTGCACCCGGCGTGA
- a CDS encoding sulfite exporter TauE/SafE family protein: MDDPTATVLVLLGLAGLAAGFVDAVVGGGGLIQLPALLLGLPNAATVQVLATNKVAAISGTTVSAATYYRRIRPDPRTFLPLMLFAFAGSAAGALVASQIPREAFEPIVLVALVVVGGYVLLKPRLGDATALRFSGHRHTAAAMGTGLAIGFYDGALGPGTGSFFVITLVGLLGYSFLEASAKAKLANFATNLAAIVVFAPQGAILWKVALVMGACNIVGGYVGARTAVSRGTRFVRIFFIVVVSAFIVRIGGDVFGFWS; this comes from the coding sequence ATGGACGACCCGACCGCGACCGTGCTGGTGCTCCTCGGCCTGGCCGGGTTGGCCGCGGGCTTCGTCGACGCCGTCGTCGGCGGTGGCGGGCTGATCCAGCTCCCGGCGCTGCTGCTCGGCCTGCCGAACGCGGCGACCGTGCAGGTCCTGGCGACCAACAAGGTCGCCGCCATCAGCGGTACGACGGTGAGCGCGGCGACGTACTACCGCCGGATCAGGCCCGACCCCAGGACCTTCCTGCCGCTGATGCTCTTCGCCTTCGCCGGGTCTGCCGCGGGAGCCCTGGTCGCCAGCCAGATCCCCCGGGAGGCGTTCGAGCCGATCGTCCTGGTCGCGCTCGTCGTGGTCGGCGGCTACGTGCTGCTCAAGCCCCGGCTCGGCGACGCCACGGCCCTGCGCTTCTCCGGCCACCGGCACACGGCGGCCGCGATGGGCACCGGCCTGGCGATCGGCTTCTACGACGGTGCGCTCGGACCGGGCACCGGCAGCTTCTTCGTGATCACCCTGGTCGGCCTGCTCGGCTACAGCTTCCTCGAGGCGTCCGCCAAGGCCAAGCTCGCCAACTTCGCGACCAACCTCGCCGCGATCGTCGTCTTCGCCCCGCAGGGCGCGATCCTCTGGAAGGTCGCCCTGGTGATGGGCGCCTGCAACATCGTCGGCGGGTACGTCGGGGCGCGGACCGCCGTCTCCCGCGGCACCCGCTTCGTGCGGATCTTCTTCATCGTGGTCGTCTCGGCGTTCATCGTCCGGATCGGCGGCGACGTGTTCGGGTTCTGGTCGTGA
- a CDS encoding YigZ family protein, with product MTSYLTVARDATAEIEVKRSRFLCTLARVEEEAAARALVDRLRKHHWDARHHCSAFRIGPPPHAVERSSDDGEPAGTAGAPMLEVLRGAGVGDVAAVVTRWFGGTLLGAGGLVRAYGDAVRAALDASGTLRRSLVREHLLELDHADAGRVESELRTRGIAVLDTAYGAGVSLTLGVAPADEPRLAALLAELTSGASETTVAGERWVDNLRT from the coding sequence GTGACCAGCTACCTGACGGTCGCGCGGGACGCGACCGCCGAGATCGAGGTGAAGCGGTCCCGCTTCCTCTGCACCCTCGCCCGGGTCGAGGAGGAGGCTGCGGCCCGGGCGCTCGTCGACCGGCTCCGCAAGCACCACTGGGACGCGCGGCACCACTGCTCCGCCTTCAGGATCGGTCCGCCGCCCCACGCGGTCGAACGGTCCTCCGACGACGGCGAGCCTGCGGGTACGGCGGGCGCGCCGATGCTCGAGGTGCTGCGCGGCGCCGGCGTCGGCGACGTCGCTGCGGTGGTGACCAGGTGGTTCGGCGGCACCCTGCTGGGCGCCGGCGGACTGGTCCGTGCGTACGGCGACGCGGTCCGTGCCGCGCTCGACGCGTCCGGCACGCTGCGCCGGTCGCTCGTGCGCGAACACCTCCTCGAGCTGGACCACGCCGACGCGGGCCGGGTCGAGAGCGAGCTGCGCACCCGCGGGATCGCGGTGCTCGACACGGCGTACGGCGCGGGGGTGTCGCTCACCCTCGGGGTCGCGCCGGCCGACGAGCCCCGCCTCGCCGCTCTCCTCGCCGAGCTGACCTCCGGCGCGTCCGAAACCACGGTGGCAGGCGAGCGGTGGGTCGATAACCTCAGAACATGA
- a CDS encoding pyridoxamine 5'-phosphate oxidase: MSVLVDLADLPERLQEFDRGYLLTSQSGLVKAVSVRAVPEDSGLRITTPGRGSVANVGANPHLTLLFPPLTDPGMSLLVDGTGAVDGDDVLVTPTGAVLHKPVS, from the coding sequence ATGAGCGTTCTCGTCGACCTCGCGGACCTGCCCGAGCGGCTGCAGGAGTTCGACCGCGGCTACCTGCTCACGTCGCAGAGCGGCCTGGTCAAGGCGGTGTCGGTGCGAGCGGTGCCCGAGGACAGCGGGCTCCGGATCACCACACCTGGCCGGGGATCGGTCGCCAACGTCGGCGCCAACCCCCACCTCACCCTGCTCTTCCCGCCGCTCACCGACCCCGGCATGTCCCTCCTGGTCGATGGGACCGGCGCCGTGGACGGCGACGACGTGCTCGTCACGCCGACCGGTGCCGTCCTGCACAAGCCGGTCTCATGA
- a CDS encoding VOC family protein has translation MTITPYWVSAFLDFGSGDFERGVAFWRDVTGYAVSDPRGETGQFATLVPPDGDDYLRVQHLDDGPGRVHLDLHVADPTIAAEAAVELGGHVLVRHEQGYVVLRSPGGLVFCFVSHPAARRPAAQTWPGGRSQVDQVCLDVPPSAYDVEVAFWQGLTGWDLTAVNEQEFERLQPPDDQPLRWLVQRLDDDGSEVGAHLDLSADDRDAEVARHVALGATEVARHEWWTVLTDPVGITYCVTRRAPR, from the coding sequence ATGACGATCACGCCTTACTGGGTCAGCGCCTTCCTGGACTTCGGGTCCGGTGACTTCGAGCGCGGGGTGGCGTTCTGGCGGGACGTGACGGGGTACGCCGTCTCCGACCCGCGCGGGGAGACCGGCCAGTTCGCGACCCTGGTGCCACCCGACGGCGACGACTACCTGCGGGTCCAGCACCTCGACGACGGGCCCGGCCGGGTCCACCTCGACCTGCATGTCGCCGACCCCACGATCGCCGCCGAGGCGGCCGTCGAGCTCGGCGGGCACGTGCTGGTCCGGCACGAGCAGGGCTACGTGGTGCTGCGCTCGCCCGGCGGCCTCGTCTTCTGCTTCGTCAGCCACCCCGCCGCCCGCCGCCCCGCAGCGCAGACCTGGCCTGGGGGCCGCTCGCAGGTCGACCAGGTCTGCCTCGACGTCCCGCCGTCGGCGTACGACGTCGAGGTGGCCTTCTGGCAGGGCCTGACCGGCTGGGACCTGACGGCGGTCAACGAGCAGGAGTTCGAGCGGCTCCAGCCGCCCGACGACCAGCCGCTGCGCTGGCTCGTCCAGCGCCTCGACGACGACGGGAGCGAGGTCGGCGCCCACCTCGACCTGTCCGCGGACGACCGCGACGCCGAGGTCGCGCGGCACGTGGCGCTCGGCGCGACCGAGGTGGCGCGGCACGAGTGGTGGACGGTGCTCACCGACCCGGTCGGCATCACCTACTGCGTCACCCGGAGGGCACCGCGATGA
- a CDS encoding DinB family protein, giving the protein MSQAADERTTIQGFLDHHRDVLRRKCAGLTPEQLATAHPPASMTLGGMLKHLAYVENWWSVGVFLGEQPGEPWGSVDWAADGDWDWHSAADDDPAEVLALYEAEVAAADRVYAGAGLDDLAVRAHHRTGERSNLRWILMHLVEEYARHNGHADLIREAIDGQVGD; this is encoded by the coding sequence ATGAGCCAGGCAGCCGACGAGCGCACCACGATCCAGGGCTTCCTGGACCACCACCGCGACGTGCTGCGCCGCAAGTGCGCCGGCCTCACCCCCGAGCAGCTCGCGACCGCCCACCCGCCCGCGTCGATGACCCTCGGCGGGATGCTCAAGCACCTGGCGTACGTCGAGAACTGGTGGTCGGTCGGGGTCTTCCTCGGTGAGCAGCCGGGTGAGCCGTGGGGCTCGGTCGACTGGGCCGCGGACGGCGACTGGGACTGGCACTCGGCGGCCGACGACGACCCCGCGGAGGTGCTGGCGCTCTACGAGGCCGAGGTCGCCGCCGCGGACCGCGTCTACGCCGGCGCCGGGCTCGACGACCTCGCCGTACGCGCCCACCACCGCACCGGTGAGCGCTCCAACCTGCGCTGGATCCTGATGCACCTGGTCGAGGAGTACGCCCGCCACAACGGCCACGCCGACCTGATCCGCGAGGCCATCGACGGCCAGGTCGGGGACTAG
- a CDS encoding AarF/ABC1/UbiB kinase family protein: protein MTELPRKAVARTARLAALPIGYAGRSALGFGKRMGGKPAEAVMSEIQQRTAEQLFRTLGELKGGAMKFGQALSVLEAALPEEIAGPYREQLTRLQDSAPPMPTQQVREALARDLGPDWKKQLVWLDGGPTAAASIGQVHRGRWHDGREVAVKVQYPGAGDALRSDLRQLSRLARTMGSLVPGIDVKPLIAEMQARTEEELDYRLEAEAQRTFAEAFRDDPDFVVPDVVAAGDTTLVTEWMESTSSLAAIISDGTQEERDHYGELFVRFLVEGPARTGMLHADPHPGNFRILPTEDGKPGGMGVLDFGAVARLAEGALPLAMGSLIRIAAIEDDEQLLAGLRDEGFIKDRVTIDPALLLDYLSPFVEPTQVERFRFSRKWMQSQFQRVNNPRDPAYTLALKINLPPSYLLIHRTWLGAIGILSQLEAEVPFREILTEWLPGFAGDS, encoded by the coding sequence ATGACCGAGCTGCCTCGCAAGGCCGTGGCCCGGACGGCGCGGCTCGCCGCCCTGCCGATCGGGTACGCCGGACGCAGCGCGCTCGGGTTCGGCAAGCGGATGGGTGGCAAGCCCGCCGAGGCCGTGATGTCGGAGATCCAGCAGCGCACGGCCGAGCAGCTCTTCCGCACCCTGGGTGAGCTCAAGGGCGGGGCGATGAAGTTCGGGCAGGCCCTGTCGGTGCTCGAGGCCGCGCTCCCCGAGGAGATCGCCGGGCCCTACCGCGAGCAGCTCACCCGGCTCCAGGACTCGGCCCCACCGATGCCGACGCAGCAGGTCCGCGAGGCGCTCGCCCGCGACCTCGGCCCGGACTGGAAGAAGCAGCTCGTCTGGCTCGACGGCGGCCCGACCGCGGCCGCGTCGATCGGCCAGGTCCACCGGGGCCGCTGGCACGACGGCCGCGAGGTCGCGGTGAAGGTGCAGTACCCCGGTGCCGGCGACGCGCTGCGCTCCGACCTGCGCCAGCTCTCCCGGCTCGCCCGGACGATGGGGAGCCTGGTCCCGGGGATCGACGTGAAGCCCCTGATCGCCGAGATGCAGGCCCGCACCGAGGAGGAGCTGGACTACCGGCTCGAGGCCGAGGCGCAGCGCACGTTCGCCGAGGCCTTCCGCGACGACCCGGACTTCGTCGTGCCCGACGTCGTGGCGGCCGGTGACACCACCCTGGTCACGGAGTGGATGGAGTCCACCTCGTCCCTGGCCGCGATCATCTCCGACGGGACGCAGGAGGAGCGCGACCACTACGGCGAGCTCTTCGTCCGGTTCCTGGTCGAGGGTCCGGCGCGCACCGGGATGCTGCACGCCGACCCGCACCCCGGCAACTTCCGGATCCTGCCCACCGAGGACGGGAAGCCCGGCGGCATGGGGGTCCTCGACTTCGGCGCGGTCGCCCGGCTCGCCGAGGGCGCCCTGCCGTTGGCGATGGGTTCGCTGATCCGGATCGCCGCGATCGAGGACGACGAGCAGCTGCTCGCCGGGCTGCGCGACGAGGGCTTCATCAAGGACCGGGTCACCATCGACCCCGCGCTGCTCCTCGACTACCTGTCGCCGTTCGTCGAGCCGACGCAGGTCGAGCGCTTCAGGTTCTCGCGGAAGTGGATGCAGTCGCAGTTCCAGCGGGTCAACAACCCGCGCGACCCGGCGTACACGCTGGCCCTCAAGATCAACCTGCCCCCGTCGTACCTCCTGATCCACCGCACCTGGCTCGGCGCCATCGGCATCCTGAGCCAGCTCGAGGCCGAGGTGCCCTTCCGGGAGATCCTCACCGAGTGGCTGCCCGGCTTCGCCGGGGACAGCTAG
- a CDS encoding YciI family protein, with translation MAKYLIFFNQQWVGDHSEEWFESRGPTSLAVAREMQAAGVWVFGGGLDEEVDEAFSADATSGSVIFSDGPFVETKEHLGGFCVVDVPDRETAQFWAGRVAEGCGWPQEVRRFKDGPMID, from the coding sequence ATGGCGAAGTACCTCATCTTCTTCAACCAGCAGTGGGTGGGCGACCACTCCGAGGAGTGGTTCGAGTCGCGCGGGCCGACCTCGTTGGCCGTCGCCCGCGAGATGCAGGCAGCGGGAGTGTGGGTCTTCGGCGGCGGCCTGGACGAGGAGGTCGACGAGGCCTTCAGCGCCGACGCGACCAGCGGCTCGGTGATCTTCAGCGACGGCCCCTTCGTGGAGACCAAGGAGCACCTCGGCGGCTTCTGCGTCGTCGACGTCCCCGACCGGGAGACCGCCCAGTTCTGGGCAGGTCGGGTCGCGGAGGGCTGCGGCTGGCCGCAGGAGGTCCGTCGCTTCAAGGACGGGCCGATGATCGACTGA
- a CDS encoding DHA2 family efflux MFS transporter permease subunit gives MRRSPWATLVVLALAQFMVVLDVTIVNVALPDMQADLGFSSDDLQWVISAYTLAFGGFLLLGGRLGDVLGRRRVFAGGLAIFTAASLVGGLATSQWFLVGARSVQGFGGALMSAAALSILTVTYAAGRERNIAMGIWGGLAGLGGTLGVVAGGVLVDVAGWEWVFFVNVPIGVVLLLLTPSTVADSRVTSDGPRSFDVAGAALGTGAVLAVIYGVIRAEPLGWGSAEVIGSLVAGILLLALFLLTESRSAAPLVPLRLFRSRTLSRSTLVLALNGGAFLAMFFLTAIFLQQGKGLSALETGLEFLPMGIAAIVGAMVATQVLPRIGTRPTQVVSAVVSLLGLLLLSRASADGSYVTELLPGLVLYGAGIMGVGVPAQITALSEVAHEDAGAASGVINTGYQVGGALGLAVISTLATSATTSALTGGASVQAALTDGFQRGLLLTAVLGGAILVLAALSRQLVPSPDEIAELAAA, from the coding sequence ATGCGCAGAAGTCCCTGGGCCACGCTGGTCGTGCTGGCGCTCGCCCAGTTCATGGTGGTCCTCGACGTCACGATCGTGAACGTCGCACTGCCCGACATGCAGGCCGATCTCGGCTTCAGCTCCGACGACCTCCAGTGGGTGATCAGCGCCTACACGTTGGCCTTCGGTGGCTTCCTGCTGCTCGGGGGACGGCTCGGCGACGTCCTCGGCCGACGCCGCGTCTTCGCCGGCGGCCTGGCGATCTTCACCGCCGCCTCGCTGGTCGGCGGGCTCGCGACGTCTCAGTGGTTCCTCGTGGGGGCCCGATCCGTGCAGGGCTTCGGCGGGGCGCTGATGTCGGCCGCCGCCCTGTCCATCCTCACCGTCACGTACGCCGCCGGTCGCGAGCGCAACATCGCGATGGGGATCTGGGGCGGCCTCGCCGGCCTCGGCGGCACGCTCGGCGTGGTCGCCGGAGGCGTGCTGGTCGACGTGGCCGGGTGGGAGTGGGTCTTCTTCGTCAACGTCCCGATCGGCGTCGTCCTCCTGCTCCTCACCCCGTCGACGGTCGCGGACAGCCGCGTCACCTCCGACGGCCCGCGTTCCTTCGACGTGGCGGGTGCGGCACTCGGCACCGGAGCAGTGCTGGCCGTGATCTACGGCGTGATCCGGGCCGAACCGCTCGGCTGGGGATCAGCCGAGGTGATCGGCTCCCTCGTCGCCGGGATCCTGCTGCTGGCGCTCTTCCTGCTCACCGAGTCGCGGTCGGCCGCGCCGCTGGTGCCGCTGCGCCTGTTCCGTTCTCGCACCCTGAGCCGGTCCACCTTGGTGCTGGCGCTCAACGGCGGAGCCTTCCTCGCCATGTTCTTCCTCACCGCGATCTTCCTCCAGCAGGGGAAGGGCCTGTCCGCCCTGGAGACCGGCCTGGAGTTCCTCCCGATGGGCATCGCCGCGATCGTCGGGGCCATGGTCGCCACCCAGGTGCTCCCCCGCATCGGGACGCGACCGACCCAGGTCGTCTCGGCCGTGGTCAGCCTGCTCGGTCTGCTGCTGCTCAGCCGCGCCTCGGCCGACGGCTCCTACGTGACCGAGCTGCTGCCCGGCCTCGTGCTGTACGGCGCCGGCATCATGGGCGTCGGGGTCCCGGCCCAGATCACCGCGCTGTCCGAGGTCGCCCACGAGGACGCGGGGGCGGCCTCCGGGGTCATCAACACCGGCTACCAGGTCGGCGGCGCCCTCGGGCTGGCCGTCATCTCGACCCTGGCCACCTCGGCGACGACCTCCGCCCTGACCGGCGGCGCGAGCGTGCAGGCGGCGCTCACCGACGGCTTCCAGCGTGGCCTGCTGCTCACGGCCGTGCTCGGCGGCGCGATCCTGGTGCTGGCCGCCCTCTCCCGGCAGCTGGTGCCCAGTCCTGACGAGATCGCCGAGCTCGCCGCAGCCTGA
- a CDS encoding TetR/AcrR family transcriptional regulator — MVQGTKVRLSRETVTQAAVALADTEGLEALTIRRLATDLGVTPMALYWHFKDKDALFDGIAEAVLAEVRLPEATDATAPWDAELRTLLDALLGALADHPAVADLVKGRFLQNEPGRQITERVLSLLRAGGFSPEQASQLAVYALLFMVGLITGMPGQAIGSSQEERDQQVRTKWAALQALPPKTYPCILDSADSLTDCSATEQWLELGMDTLMAGIRGRA; from the coding sequence ATGGTGCAGGGGACGAAGGTGCGGCTCAGCCGTGAGACCGTGACGCAGGCGGCGGTCGCGCTCGCGGACACCGAGGGCCTGGAGGCACTCACGATCCGCCGGCTCGCCACCGACCTCGGCGTGACGCCGATGGCCCTCTACTGGCACTTCAAGGACAAGGACGCCCTCTTCGACGGCATCGCCGAGGCGGTGCTCGCAGAGGTGCGTCTGCCCGAGGCGACCGACGCCACCGCGCCGTGGGACGCCGAGCTGCGCACCCTGCTGGATGCGCTCCTCGGCGCGCTCGCCGACCACCCGGCGGTCGCCGACCTGGTCAAGGGGCGGTTCCTGCAGAACGAGCCGGGCCGCCAGATCACCGAGCGGGTGCTGTCGCTGCTGCGCGCCGGTGGTTTCTCACCGGAGCAGGCCTCCCAGCTGGCGGTCTACGCGCTGCTGTTCATGGTCGGGCTCATCACCGGCATGCCGGGCCAGGCGATCGGCTCGAGCCAGGAGGAGCGGGACCAGCAGGTGCGGACGAAGTGGGCCGCGCTGCAGGCGCTGCCTCCGAAGACCTATCCCTGCATCCTCGACTCGGCGGACTCGCTCACCGACTGCTCTGCGACCGAGCAGTGGCTCGAGCTCGGCATGGACACCCTGATGGCGGGCATCCGCGGCCGAGCCTGA
- the msrA gene encoding peptide-methionine (S)-S-oxide reductase MsrA — protein sequence MFLTRKAQLVAPEETLVGRSERNFPLSEKHKVLDAPLVTDEVPEGFEVAFFGLGCFWGAEEIYWQLPGVWSTSVGYAGGTTPHPSYDEVCSGRTNHTEAVRIVFDPSKVSFADLVKTFFEVHDPTQGFRQGNDVGTQYRSAIYFTSPEQEQVARDLTKVYGDELKRRRLGDITTEIRQAPTYYYAEDHHQQYLAKNPFGYRCHANTGVKFPATA from the coding sequence GTGTTCCTCACCCGCAAGGCCCAGCTGGTCGCCCCCGAGGAGACCCTGGTCGGCCGCAGCGAGCGCAACTTCCCCCTGTCCGAGAAGCACAAGGTCCTGGACGCCCCCCTGGTCACCGACGAGGTGCCGGAGGGCTTCGAGGTGGCGTTCTTCGGCCTCGGCTGCTTCTGGGGCGCCGAGGAGATCTACTGGCAGCTCCCGGGCGTCTGGTCGACGTCGGTCGGGTACGCCGGCGGCACCACCCCGCACCCGTCGTACGACGAGGTGTGCTCCGGCCGCACCAACCACACCGAGGCCGTCCGGATCGTCTTCGACCCGAGCAAGGTGTCCTTCGCCGACCTGGTGAAGACGTTCTTCGAGGTCCACGACCCGACCCAGGGCTTCCGCCAGGGCAACGACGTCGGCACGCAGTACCGCTCGGCGATCTACTTCACCAGCCCCGAGCAGGAGCAGGTCGCCCGCGACCTGACGAAGGTGTACGGCGACGAGCTCAAGCGGCGCCGGCTCGGCGACATCACCACCGAGATCCGCCAGGCCCCGACGTACTACTACGCCGAGGACCACCACCAGCAGTACCTCGCGAAGAACCCGTTCGGCTACCGCTGCCACGCCAACACCGGCGTGAAGTTCCCCGCGACCGCCTGA
- a CDS encoding CARDB domain-containing protein — MALSLGLVLGLLPGLVGPPPTYAAGETGPDLVVTRGSVRVTGERVVAALVVTNGRGARARAAGRSVVRLTAERAGRAVVLGSRPVPRLAAGHHARVRFAVPTARLQPGRYTVRACADPRHRLRERSERNNCRVLGRVTVRTTSTGALCTTRLCDPLDVARGTEVPYTDASGSYWVYVPDDGSDAPYRVLIWLHGCGGDHGDIWGAADYWGYHYIAIVPDGAEGGCWSMSTGPDRVLRTVASLTAHFDIDPRRVVLGGYSSGGDLAYRTAFLHAERFAGVLAMNTSPFRDNGTTPSDAAQAAWRFPVVHLLHTDDETYPEAGVDAELADLEDLGYPVTRLELAGTHWDEPTDPDNPTDGTWHDFQEVLVKGHMDDDWVSP; from the coding sequence GTGGCACTCTCGCTGGGTCTGGTCCTCGGGTTGCTCCCGGGGCTGGTCGGCCCTCCCCCGACGTACGCCGCCGGCGAGACCGGCCCGGACCTGGTCGTGACCCGTGGCTCGGTGCGGGTGACCGGCGAGCGCGTCGTCGCCGCACTGGTCGTCACCAACGGCCGGGGTGCTCGTGCGCGGGCCGCCGGGCGGTCCGTGGTGCGGCTCACGGCCGAGCGAGCGGGCCGCGCCGTCGTGCTGGGCTCGCGGCCGGTCCCCCGGCTCGCCGCGGGCCACCACGCGCGCGTGCGGTTCGCCGTACCGACCGCGCGCCTGCAGCCCGGCCGCTACACCGTGCGGGCCTGCGCCGACCCGCGGCACCGGCTCCGCGAGCGGTCCGAGCGCAACAACTGCCGCGTCCTCGGCCGGGTCACGGTCCGGACCACCTCGACGGGCGCCCTGTGCACCACCCGGCTGTGCGACCCCCTGGACGTGGCGCGCGGCACCGAGGTCCCCTACACCGACGCGTCCGGCTCCTACTGGGTCTACGTGCCCGACGACGGCAGCGACGCTCCCTACCGGGTGCTCATCTGGCTGCACGGCTGCGGCGGCGACCACGGTGACATCTGGGGTGCCGCGGACTACTGGGGCTACCACTACATCGCCATCGTGCCCGACGGGGCCGAAGGCGGCTGCTGGTCGATGTCGACCGGGCCCGACCGGGTCCTGCGCACCGTGGCCAGCCTGACCGCCCACTTCGACATCGATCCGCGACGGGTGGTCCTGGGCGGCTACTCCTCCGGCGGCGACCTGGCCTACCGGACCGCCTTCCTGCACGCCGAGCGGTTCGCCGGCGTGCTGGCGATGAACACCTCGCCGTTCCGCGACAACGGCACGACGCCCTCCGACGCCGCCCAGGCGGCCTGGCGCTTCCCGGTCGTCCACCTGCTCCACACCGACGACGAGACCTACCCCGAGGCCGGGGTGGACGCGGAGCTGGCCGACCTCGAGGACCTCGGCTACCCGGTCACCCGCCTGGAGCTGGCGGGCACCCACTGGGACGAGCCGACCGACCCGGACAACCCGACGGACGGCACCTGGCACGACTTCCAGGAGGTGCTGGTCAAGGGGCACATGGACGACGACTGGGTGTCCCCCTGA
- a CDS encoding cystathionine gamma-synthase yields MSSQQHRNKSGFETRAIHAGYEPDAATGSVIPPIYATSTYKQDGVGGLRGGYEYSRSANPTRTALEGNIAALEEGERGFAFASGLAAEDTLVRALCRPGDHVVIPDDAYGGTFRLFDKVESVWGLEHSPAPVSDLEKVAAAVRPGQTKLVWIETPTNPLLNIGDIEALAAIAHDAGALLVVDNTFASPYLQQPLTLGADVVVHSTTKYCGGHSDVVGGALVVKDLEIAEKVGFHQNAIGAVAGPFDAWLTLRGLKTLALRMERHCDNAERVVDFLTSHPQVGEVIYPGLETHPGHEVAQRQMKRYGGMVSFRVTGGEQHALQVCERTEVFTLGESLGGVESLIEHPGRMTHASVAGTDLEVPADLVRLSVGIETADDLVADLERALD; encoded by the coding sequence ATGAGTTCTCAGCAGCACCGCAACAAGTCCGGCTTCGAGACGCGTGCGATCCACGCGGGGTACGAGCCGGATGCGGCGACGGGGTCCGTCATCCCGCCGATCTACGCGACCAGCACCTACAAGCAGGACGGCGTCGGCGGCCTGCGCGGCGGCTACGAGTACAGCCGCTCCGCCAACCCGACCCGCACCGCGCTCGAGGGCAACATCGCGGCCCTCGAGGAGGGGGAGCGCGGGTTCGCGTTCGCCTCCGGACTGGCCGCCGAGGACACGCTGGTCCGCGCGCTGTGCCGTCCCGGCGACCACGTCGTGATCCCCGACGACGCGTACGGCGGCACGTTCCGGCTCTTCGACAAGGTCGAGAGCGTGTGGGGGCTCGAGCACAGCCCCGCTCCGGTGTCCGACCTGGAGAAGGTGGCGGCCGCCGTCCGCCCCGGCCAGACGAAGCTCGTCTGGATCGAGACGCCCACCAACCCGCTGCTCAACATCGGCGACATCGAGGCCCTGGCCGCCATCGCCCACGACGCCGGCGCACTGCTGGTCGTCGACAACACGTTCGCGTCGCCGTACCTCCAGCAGCCGCTGACCCTCGGCGCGGACGTGGTGGTCCACTCGACCACGAAGTACTGCGGCGGCCACTCCGACGTCGTCGGCGGCGCGCTCGTGGTCAAGGACCTCGAGATCGCCGAGAAGGTCGGCTTCCACCAGAACGCGATCGGCGCCGTCGCGGGGCCGTTCGACGCCTGGCTCACCCTGCGCGGGCTCAAGACGCTGGCGCTGCGGATGGAGCGGCACTGCGACAACGCGGAGCGCGTGGTCGACTTCCTGACCAGCCACCCCCAGGTCGGCGAGGTCATCTACCCCGGCCTCGAGACGCACCCCGGGCACGAGGTCGCGCAGCGGCAGATGAAGAGGTACGGCGGGATGGTGTCCTTCCGGGTGACCGGCGGGGAGCAGCACGCGCTGCAGGTCTGCGAGCGGACCGAGGTCTTCACGCTCGGCGAGTCGCTCGGCGGGGTGGAGTCGCTGATCGAGCACCCCGGCCGGATGACCCACGCGAGCGTCGCGGGCACCGATCTCGAGGTGCCCGCGGACCTGGTCCGGCTCAGCGTCGGCATCGAGACGGCCGACGACCTCGTGGCCGACCTCGAGCGCGCGCTGGACTGA